The DNA window CGCAGCCCGCCGGAACTCTTCCCACCAGGGGAAATTCTCATGTCGCGTCCCATCCTCTTTCAACTGCACAGGCGATGTGCAGTACACCGCACTCATGAACCACGGGTTGTCCGTGGCCAGCAGGGGCTTGGTCCTCTTTCGGGCAGGACTCCAGCAATAAGTCGCGATGGTCATCCGACCCGTCTCGCGATACATCTTCATAGCATTGGTAATGAAGTGTCTGCGCTGGATATACCAGGGCTCATTGGCCAGAAAATCCTCCCACTGCTTGTAGGGGAACGGGTTCTCGAAGGCGGCGTTGATAACCTCGTGCACCTTGGTACCCGCCGGGAAACCATACTTGGAACAAAAGTAGTTCGAGGCCGCGTCGCCCAGATGCGCTTTCCAGTGCCAGATTAGCGAGAACTCGGTCGCGATGAAGGTCTGGTCGGGCCGGAGGCGAGGAAGCACGTAGTCCAGCATTGTGCGGTGGGCGGGCAGTCTGGGAATGTGCAGATGGACATCGACACCGTCGAGCTGCGGCTTGGAGGCAATATAGCGCAGGAAGCGCTCGATGGCGGGTGTGCGCTTGGCGGGCAGGTCGAGCCTGTTCAAGGCGCCCATGTACAAGCGCGTGGGCAGGTGATTTCTCTCCCGGAAATCGATCACCGCGTCGGCCATGCTCTCGTAGAAAACATTGAGTCGTTCGTTCTGCTGGCCCGGCTTTGCCTCGATCCAGGGCTCGTTTCCGATCACCATCATGTCGACTCGGGGCATGACGAGCGCGAGAATGCGCTCTAGGacctgcagctcggcgacgTGCTCGGCACTGCCGGGCTCGGGGAAGTCGCGCTCTTGGTAGTCCCACTTGAGGCTGATAATCATTTTGAATCCGGCGTCGATGGCGCCAAATACCGCTTTGATATTTGGTCTTTGCTCTGGGTGCGGGACGTCCATCTGATGC is part of the Penicillium psychrofluorescens genome assembly, chromosome: 4 genome and encodes:
- a CDS encoding uncharacterized protein (ID:PFLUO_006373-T1.cds;~source:funannotate) is translated as MASQPLPPDGILGANYNESLRLLDGDHDELRAVGAKWIRGFLDMHQMDVPHPEQRPNIKAVFGAIDAGFKMIISLKWDYQERDFPEPGSAEHVAELQVLERILALVMPRVDMMVIGNEPWIEAKPGQQNERLNVFYESMADAVIDFRERNHLPTRLYMGALNRLDLPAKRTPAIERFLRYIASKPQLDGVDVHLHIPRLPAHRTMLDYVLPRLRPDQTFIATEFSLIWHWKAHLGDAASNYFCSKYGFPAGTKVHEVINAAFENPFPYKQWEDFLANEPWYIQRRHFITNAMKMYRETGRMTIATYCWSPARKRTKPLLATDNPWFMSAVYCTSPVQLKEDGTRHENFPWWEEFRRAAIIPSHA